The genomic segment TTGATTTTATCCAGATTTCTCATGGCTAGCTCATGGGGCAACGCTTTTGACGGCCTCAGAAAACGGGGGGACAAATATCATCAATTCTGTGATGACGATCAGATCAAGAGAAAAAGGAAACAAAAGGTGAAGTTTGAAATTGATACATTTTGTGGCCCGGGTGAATACGCCAAAGCCATTGTCACTTAACCCATAGTTACTGAATGCAAGGGTATGCTTCCAATAATTTACCGAGAGTACGAGGATGTATTCCCGGTATTCAGACAAATGCCTCGTTGTTTTTCCTCGCGTCAGGCCTCTTCCTCAGACATTACCAGATCATCCAGGGAAACATTCAACACTTTAGAAATGGCCTGCAACACCTCAGCGGTGCCTTTACGCCGGCCCGACTCCAACTGAGACAAATAGGGCTTGCTGATGCCCGCTGCTTCGGCCACTTGCTGTTGGGTCAGCCCGCGATATTCCCGCCAGACCCTGAGGGGATTTTCCCCATCCAGCAGGGCATACGTCACCCGACTGGGAATGAGTTCCTCCCCATTGGCCATAGCCAGCTTTGCTTCATCATAATCGCGAACATCCTGCAACATTTCGGCTTCGGCCACCAGACGCTGATACTCTTT from the Anaerolineae bacterium genome contains:
- a CDS encoding helix-turn-helix transcriptional regulator, with protein sequence MSVQIIEKNGRPEYAVVPYKEYQRLVAEAEMLQDVRDYDEAKLAMANGEELIPSRVTYALLDGENPLRVWREYRGLTQQQVAEAAGISKPYLSQLESGRRKGTAEVLQAISKVLNVSLDDLVMSEEEA